Proteins encoded within one genomic window of Phoenix dactylifera cultivar Barhee BC4 unplaced genomic scaffold, palm_55x_up_171113_PBpolish2nd_filt_p 000658F, whole genome shotgun sequence:
- the LOC120103836 gene encoding pentatricopeptide repeat-containing protein At2g16880-like, with the protein METDPSAPPPAAEGEPSAGLVQTVSSILLSSQAPKAPPLDQSLAPFLPRLSPPFLAPIISAAAAAPSFSSPSPLLSFYNLCRRRLPALSSNPAAALPSILALLRPLLRFHKFADAQSLLLSFIPLDRPRLLHRHLLRPDHPPSKVLLDTAVSSYARLRQPHLAAQLFQSMKRRRLRPSLRTANILLDALVRSPSPASVPLAVFHDLVDLGVAPNTPTFNILVHGFCSRAQFADALALLSTMEGFGCSPDTITYNTILDGYCKKGMLKEARDLLAEMKAGGLSPDRSTYNTLVAAYCRLGWLKEATKAIEIMTASNFLPDLWTYNMLVSGLCREGRMDEAFRLKDEMEKLRVLPDIVTYNTLINGCFEWRTGSEAFQVLEEMREKGVKPSLVTHNTMVKGLCKEGKMDEAVDSLRKMEEQGLSPDLITYNTLISAYCRAGNVAKAFNLMDEMVGRGLKMDTFTLNTVIHNLCKEKRFDEACRLLRSPPKRGFVPDEVSYGTVIAAYFKDENPNEAMKLWDEMNERKIMPNVATYNAVIGGLCRLGKTEEAIKKLNELLERGLVPDETTYNTIIHGYCREGELEKAFQFHNKMVENSFKPNVITCNILMNGLCNDGKVEKALKLFESWVSKGKKVDIITYNTLIKGLCKEGRIDAALELFADMEEKGLHPDAYSYNVVLCALTEVGRSEEAQSLLSKMVETGKLPEQITFPLSEEAMSEAGIDRKPETTHDGKTAEDLKDNSATFLECIGDLCNSGQFKEAKLVLEEMMEKGIAVKSSTYVTLMDGFIKRQKRMTKGGG; encoded by the coding sequence ATGGAGACAGACCCATCTGCGCCACCGCCTGCGGCGGAGGGCGAGCCCAGCGCCGGTCTCGTGCAGACGGTCTCCTCCATCCTCCTCTCTTCCCAGGCCCCCAAAGCACCTCCCCTGGACCAATCCCTCGCCCCCTTCCTCCCCCGCCTCTCCCCTCCCTTCCTCGCTCCCATCATatccgccgccgctgccgccccctccttctccagcccctcccccctcctctccttCTACAACCTCTGCCGCCGTCGACTCCCGGCCCTCTCAAGCAACCCCGCAGCAGCCCTCCCTTCCATCCTCGCCCTCCTCCGTCCCCTCCTCCGCTTCCACAAGTTCGCCGACGCCCAGTCCCTCCTTCTCTCCTTCATTCCCCTCGACCGCCCTCGTCTCCTCCACCGCCACCTCCTCCGCCCCGACCACCCCCCGTCGAAGGTCCTCCTCGACACCGCCGTCTCCTCCTACGCCCGCCTCCGCCAGCCCCACCTTGCTGCGCAGCTCTTCCAGTCCATGAagcgccgccgcctccgccccTCGCTCCGCACCGCGAACATCCTCCTCGACGCCCTCGTTCGCTCCCCCTCCCCCGCCTCCGTCCCCCTTGCCGTCTTCCACGACCTCGTCGACCTCGGCGTCGCCCCCAACACTCCCACCTTCAACATCCTCGTCCACGGCTTCTGTTCCCGCGCCCAGTTCGCCGACGCCCTTGCCCTCCTCTCCACCATGGAAGGCTTTGGCTGCTCCCCCGACACCATCACCTACAACACCATCCTCGACGGCTACTGCAAGAAGGGCATGCTCAAGGAGGCCCGCGACCTGCTCGCCGAAATGAAGGCCGGGGGACTGTCCCCGGACCGCTCCACCTACAACACCCTCGTCGCTGCCTACTGCCGCCTCGGCTGGCTGAAGGAGGCAACCAAGGCGATCGAGATCATGACGGCGTCCAACTTCCTCCCCGACCTCTGGACCTACAACATGCTTGTTTCCGGGCTCTGCCGGGAGGGCCGGATGGACGAGGCTTTTCGGTTGAAGGACGAGATGGAGAAGCTCCGAGTGCTGCCCGACATTGTCACCTATAACACGCTCATCAATGGGTGCTTTGAGTGGAGGACTGGCTCGGAGGCGTTCCAGGTATTGGAAGAGATGCGGGAGAAGGGCGTCAAGCCGAGCTTGGTCACACACAACACTATGGTCAAAGGGTTGTGCAAGGAAGGGAAGATGGATGAGGCGGTTGATTCTTTGAGGAAGATGGAAGAGCAGGGCTTGTCGCCAGACCTCATAACGTACAATACTTTGATCAGTGCATACTGTAGAGCAGGGAATGTGGCCAAAGCTTTCAACTTGATGGATGAGATGGTGGGGAGAGGTCTCAAGATGGACACTTTCACTCTCAACACTGTCATTCATAACCTCTGTaaggagaagaggtttgatgaaGCGTGTAGACTGCTCCGTAGTCCCCCAAAGCGGGGTTTCGTTCCTGATGAGGTCAGCTATGGCACAGTCATTGCTGCATACTTTAAGGATGAGAACCCAAATGAGGCAATGAAGCTTTGGGATGAGATGAATGAGAGAAAGATAATGCCAAATGTAGCAACCTACAATGCGGTGATTGGTGGTCTCTGCAGGTTGGGCAAGACCGAGGAGGCAATTAAGAAACTGAATGAGCTTTTGGAGAGAGGACTGGTGCCGGATGAGACTACCTACAATACTATTATTCATGGGTACTGTAGAGAAGGGGAATTGGAGAAAGCATTCCAGTTTCATAATAAGATGGTGGAGAATTCATTCAAGCCGAATGTTATTACCTGTAATATTCTTATGAATGGGCTCTGTAATGATGGTAAGGTAGAAAAGGCTCTAAAACTCTTTGAATCATGGGTGTCAAAAGGGAAGAAGGTGGACATTATCACATACAACACTCTGATAAAAGGGCTGTGCAAAGAAGGGAGGATCGATGCTGCATTAGAGCTTTTTGCTGACATGGAAGAGAAGGGTTTGCATCCTGATGCTTATAGCTACAATGTTGTTCTATGTGCACTTACCGAAGTGGGAAGATCAGAAGAAGCACAAAGCCTGCTGTCTAAGATGGTTGAAACTGGAAAGTTGCCAGAACAAATCACATTTCCTTTGTCAGAAGAAGCCATGTCTGAAGCTGGAATAGATAGGAAACCAGAGACGACGCATGATGGAAAGACAGCTGAAGATCTGAAAGATAATTCAGCAACTTTTTTGGAATGCATTGGTGATCTGTGCAACAGTGGGCAATTCAAAGAGGCTAAGCTTGTCTTGGAAGAAATGATGGAGAAAGGTATAGCTGTTAAGAGTTCTACATATGTTACTTTGATGGATGGATTTATCAAGAGGCAAAAGAGAATGACAAAAGGAGGGGGATAA